From Planococcus halocryophilus, the proteins below share one genomic window:
- a CDS encoding 1,4-dihydroxy-2-naphthoate polyprenyltransferase, whose protein sequence is MTHSLQADSGWRVWWQLTRPHTLTASFAPVFLGTMIALHYSPIDWILFLAMLFASLLIQAATNMFNEYYDFARGLDNENSVGIGGAIVRNGVKPKTVLALALVFYGFAAVIGIYICSQTSWWLLVVGAVSMAIGYFYTGGPYPIAYTPFGELFSGVVMGYLIVIIAFYIQTGIVTVEASLLAVPSTLLVAAIMLANNIRDIVGDEESGRKTLAILVKRPTAVNILMAFFIISYAWIVILVIVGTLTPWTLLVFLSVIKPIRVVQIFKHHTAPLKVMPAMKDTGKTNTLFALLLGIGLLIEYLL, encoded by the coding sequence ATGACACATTCCCTACAAGCAGACAGCGGATGGCGCGTATGGTGGCAATTGACACGTCCCCATACACTGACCGCTTCCTTCGCTCCCGTATTTCTCGGAACGATGATTGCTTTACATTATTCCCCGATTGACTGGATTTTATTCCTAGCAATGTTATTTGCCAGTTTACTAATCCAAGCAGCAACCAATATGTTCAATGAATATTATGATTTTGCGAGAGGTCTAGACAATGAGAACTCTGTTGGTATTGGCGGTGCTATTGTTCGTAATGGTGTGAAACCAAAAACCGTTTTAGCTTTAGCATTAGTGTTTTACGGTTTCGCTGCAGTTATCGGCATTTACATTTGTTCACAAACTAGCTGGTGGCTTCTAGTTGTAGGCGCAGTTTCTATGGCAATCGGCTATTTTTATACAGGTGGACCTTATCCAATTGCTTATACGCCATTCGGCGAACTTTTTTCAGGTGTAGTTATGGGCTATTTAATCGTTATTATCGCCTTTTATATCCAGACGGGCATTGTAACCGTAGAAGCTTCCCTACTTGCTGTACCAAGCACTTTATTAGTAGCGGCTATTATGTTAGCTAATAATATTCGCGATATCGTTGGCGATGAAGAAAGTGGACGCAAAACACTTGCGATTTTAGTTAAAAGACCGACAGCCGTTAACATTCTTATGGCTTTTTTTATCATATCTTACGCATGGATTGTCATTCTCGTTATTGTAGGAACATTAACACCATGGACTTTACTCGTTTTTCTTAGTGTTATAAAACCGATTAGAGTGGTTCAAATTTTTAAACACCACACTGCACCATTAAAAGTAATGCCAGCCATGAAAGATACTGGAAAAACAAATACACTTTTCGCCTTACTACTTGGTATCGGATTACTAATTGAATATCTTCTATAA
- a CDS encoding multidrug resistance efflux transporter family protein: MKPIIIGIIAAFFFAFTFVLNATMEASGGSWIWSASLRYLFMIPFLLLIVLSRKNLKPLILEMSRNKKAWFIWSFIGFGLFYTPLCFAAAYSPGWLIAGTWQITIIAGTLLAPLFLITIHTNDGAVQLRRKIPVKSLMISFIILAGVSLMQLEHVATVSSATLWFGFIPVLLAAFAYPLGNRKMMEICDGRLDAYQRVLGMTLASLPFWILLSLYGLMTVGGPTASQSFQTLIVAISSGVIATVLFFKATDLVRGNMQMLGVVEATQSMEVLFALVGEILFLSIALPSGLALIGIVIVMCGMVLHSRNSNTTKKRVLRLNA, translated from the coding sequence GTGAAACCCATTATTATCGGTATCATTGCTGCTTTTTTCTTCGCATTTACATTTGTTTTAAATGCCACAATGGAAGCAAGTGGCGGAAGTTGGATTTGGAGCGCTTCTCTTCGTTATCTTTTTATGATTCCTTTTTTACTATTAATTGTTCTATCAAGAAAAAACTTAAAACCTTTAATACTAGAAATGAGCAGAAACAAAAAAGCCTGGTTCATTTGGAGCTTTATCGGGTTCGGCTTATTTTACACACCACTTTGTTTTGCAGCTGCCTATTCTCCTGGGTGGCTAATCGCAGGGACTTGGCAAATCACTATCATTGCAGGCACCCTGCTCGCTCCATTATTTCTTATCACTATACATACTAATGATGGTGCTGTTCAGTTAAGAAGAAAAATCCCGGTGAAAAGTTTAATGATTTCTTTCATCATATTGGCGGGAGTCAGTCTCATGCAGTTAGAACATGTAGCGACCGTTTCTTCTGCTACACTATGGTTTGGTTTTATACCAGTTCTTCTCGCAGCATTCGCATATCCACTCGGCAATAGAAAAATGATGGAGATATGCGACGGTAGATTAGATGCCTATCAGAGGGTTTTGGGAATGACGTTAGCCAGTCTGCCTTTTTGGATATTGTTATCGTTATACGGTTTAATGACAGTTGGTGGTCCAACTGCTTCGCAAAGTTTCCAAACCTTAATTGTCGCAATCAGTTCAGGCGTAATAGCCACAGTGTTATTCTTTAAAGCCACAGATCTTGTTAGAGGAAACATGCAAATGTTAGGAGTAGTTGAAGCGACTCAATCTATGGAAGTTTTATTTGCTTTAGTTGGAGAAATTCTTTTCCTATCAATAGCGTTGCCTTCAGGACTAGCCTTAATCGGGATTGTTATCGTGATGTGCGGCATGGTGCTTCATAGTCGGAACTCGAATACAACGAAAAAAAGAGTCCTGCGATTAAATGCATGA